Proteins encoded together in one Candidatus Xianfuyuplasma coldseepsis window:
- a CDS encoding OsmC family protein — translation MLTTYKAKAIKSPEGLQVEAESRNFKISIDEPKSLGGMDTSMSPVEVLLCALGGCQAIVATAFAASHNVTFEDFFVEIEGDIDLDGFLGKADVRPGFQEVRYTMHFKTNEPREKMEKFVEFMERTCPVGDSIENEIRLVNAGIVII, via the coding sequence ATGCTAACTACATACAAAGCAAAAGCAATAAAATCACCGGAAGGCTTACAGGTAGAAGCTGAATCAAGGAACTTTAAAATCAGTATTGATGAACCTAAAAGTTTAGGAGGAATGGATACTTCGATGAGTCCAGTAGAAGTGTTACTTTGTGCACTTGGGGGATGTCAGGCTATTGTAGCGACTGCATTTGCAGCTAGTCACAACGTAACTTTCGAAGATTTCTTTGTTGAAATTGAAGGAGATATTGATTTAGATGGATTTTTAGGAAAAGCGGATGTTAGACCTGGATTCCAAGAAGTACGATACACAATGCATTTCAAGACAAACGAACCAAGAGAAAAAATGGAAAAATTTGTTGAATTTATGGAGCGAACTTGTCCAGTTGGAGATTCAATAGAGAATGAAATAAGACTTGTAAACGCTGGTATAGTGATAATATAG